The sequence GTTATTATAAAGCACGTATTCAAGAATAGGGCCATTTTGAAGGAGAAGGAGTGACAGTATGAGTACTGTTTTTATAGGTTTATGTATAATTATAGGTTCTTGGTTCATATCTAATTCGCTTGATAAGACAAAGGCAGGTAAGTACAGATATGAGTTTATTTCAGTGAATGAACGAAATATAATCATATTTGATAAGAAAACGGGTAGTTACTGGCAGAAGCTCATTGAGCAAAGCGACGTATCGACTGAATGGCAAAAACAAGAATCTCCAATTGTAAAACAGGAACAACGTTAGTCCATCCATCATCAATCTGGCGCGATTGTGAAGTACTACACTTTAAGTTGATTGGAGTGCAAGCCTTCGACTCCGGGAGGATTAGCGAAAGCCGTAACGTAGAACGGCTTTTGCGAGATAAAGCGATAGCTTTTCGAGCATATCTTTGCACTCGCCTTGAGACCCTGGAATTATGCCTTAATTTCTGAAGTGCACAGAAATACGGCAAAGCGAACTCTTCGTTGTTCGCTTGGCTCAAGCCACGCCCTCCGGAAAGCGTAAGGCTGGAACGGAAATCAACATTTGAAAGACTATACTATGTCTTGTAATACTAAAACTTGTTCCAACATTAGAGTACATTAACTGAACAACGATTCCGCAATATACAAGCCAAAAAGAGTCCAATTCATATGCGAATTGGACTCTTTTATGTTGATAAATTGATTTTTATGCAAATCGAGAAGTTACTGTATCCGCTGCATGCGAATTAAATTTCTTCTTCAGGTGTGCGTACAACAAGCACGTCACAAGTTGCAGAGCGCACGATATTCTCAGAAACACTTCCGATCAGGAACCGTTCTACTTTGTTCAAACCAGTTGCACCACAAATGATTAGATCCGCAACTAGCTTTTTGGACAAATCACGTGAAATCATCGTTTTCGGAGAACCGTATTCAACATGGATATTAACGTTTTGCAGACCTGCTGCTTCTGCTTCAGTTTTGTATTCTCCAAGTAGTTCTTCCGCGAATTTTTGTGCGCGTTCCGCAATTGAGCGGTCATACGCTTCGACTGCCGCATAAGAGCGCGTGTCGATAATATTCACCAAGTTCAATGTTGCATTGTTTCTTTCTGAAATAGCCAA is a genomic window of Sporosarcina oncorhynchi containing:
- a CDS encoding universal stress protein; the encoded protein is MDLKYKQIIVAVDGSKESRWAFKKALAISERNNATLNLVNIIDTRSYAAVEAYDRSIAERAQKFAEELLGEYKTEAEAAGLQNVNIHVEYGSPKTMISRDLSKKLVADLIICGATGLNKVERFLIGSVSENIVRSATCDVLVVRTPEEEI